AGACGCAGGGCGGCGGTACAGGAAGCCTCTCCGGCGGCCAGAACAAGGCCGGTGCGGTTGGCAGGGAGTTCGGCCGCGGTGGTACAGGTTCGGGTGCCGCCCGTGGCGGCAGTGCCTTCGGCGCGGGCGGAATGAACGAGGGCGGCTTCGGCGGCGGCCGTGGCGCTGCTGGCGGCCGCGGTGGCGCAAGCGCCGTGCGGCGATCCGGTGGCGTCGCGGGTCAGTCCACCGGGATGGGGGCCGGCTCCGGCCGCAAGGCCTTCACCGAGGGTGGATCCGGTCTGGGTGCACGCGCCCGTGTCCAGGCCGAGCACGGCGCAGGTCCGCAGGGCGGTAAGGGTGCCCAGGGTCAGGGCATGCCGCTCAGCGACGCACAGCGCCGTAAGAAGGACCGGGAGAAGGGCAGCAAGCGCCCGGACTACCTCGTCGAGGACGAGGAGACCTGGGTGTCGGGTCAGCACAGCAATCCGAACGTGGTGGAATGATTCCCTGTCCGCCTGTGGACAGTCCGATCTGACCGGTCGTCCCGTAGATCTTGATCTACGGGACGACCGCTTCGCTTGAGTGGGGTGACCAGGCTTGAGGACCAGCCGACCGGTGCGCGGCATGGCCGCGCTGGCTGCAGGTGCTTTGCTCTGGGGTATGGCGGCGGGACCTGCTAGCGCTGACAATATTCGCGCCGGCCAATGGGCCCTGACCAAATATGAGGCGGAGAGCAAGGTCTGGCCGGTCAGCCAGGGTGATGGCGTAGTTGTCGCCGTGATTGACACCGGCGTTTCGGCTGACCATCAGGACTTGACCGGCCAGGTCGTGTCAGGTGTCGACTATTCGAACGCCCAGGGTGACGGCCGGACCGACACCGAGGGACACGGCACCGGAATGGCGAGCTTGATTGCCGGCCATGGCCATGGGGACCAGGCAGGTGTGATGGGGCTCGCGCCCAAGGCCAAGATTCTTCCGGTGCGGATCAAGCTCTCAGGCGATGGTGACTTTGTTCCCACTGAGGATCACTTCTCGGAAGCTCTTCGCTATGCCGTTGATCACGGGGCAAAGGTGGTCAACATGTCCTTCGGTGGTGGTGTGCGAACAAACGCACGGGCCCGCGAGGCTCTCAGCTATGCGCTTTCCAAGGATGTCGTGCTCGTGGCCAGTACGGGAAATCTAGGAAATCACGCCACTCCCGTTGCTTATCCGGCGGCCTTTCCGGGTGTGATCGCGGTAGGTGCCGTCGACCAGAATGGTCAGATGTGGGAGAAGTCGAGCTATGGCCCCGAGACCACAGTGGTAGCCCCCGGGGTTGACATCTATTCGGCGGACATCAAGTCCACCTCCGCCTACCGCAACGCGAACGGCACCTCCGACTCCACCGCCTACGTCTCCGCCATCGCCGCCCTGGTCCGGTCCAAGTACCCGAACCTTTCGGCCGGGCAGGTGATCAATCGGATCATCAAGAGCGCGGTGGCCCCGCCGGACGGCTCGGCGGTGCCCAACGACCACTACGGGTACGGGATCGCCTCGCCGTCGAAGGCCTTGGCTGCCAATCCTGCGGTCGACAACGGGCCGAAGGAGAATCCGCTGCTGTCCCGTCCGGAGTCGCAGGGGTCTCCGGATTCGCCGGATCCGGTGCCGACGGGGGACGCCAAGGATGCGGCGGCGAAGGACGGTTCCGGTGTGCCGGTCTACGTCTACGTCCTGGCCGGTGTGCTGGGGCTCCTCGTCGTGGTGGGTGTCGCCGTCCTGATCGTGCGCGGCCGGAAGAACGGCGGCAGCGGGCCGCCTCCGCCATCGGGCGGCGGGGGGTACGGGCCGCCGGCGCCCTCGCCGTACGGGCAGCCTCCGACGTACGAGCAGCCTCCGACGTACGGGCAGGCCCCGCAGGCGCCCTACGGCGGTGTCCAGCAGCAGCCGTACGGGTATCCGCAGGGGCCGCCGGCTCCGCCGTCCGGGCCGCCCGTGCCGCCGTCGGGGCAGCCGTACCGCTGACGCGCCCACGGTCAGGCGAATGGCCGGAGCAGGGCGGGGCCCTTCCGATAGTGATGGTTCTCCATCGACTATCGGAAGGGCCCTGTCATGTTCCGACCCCAGCTTCGTGTTCCCGTATCCGTCTCCGCCTTCGTCTCTCTGTTCGCTCTCGTTCTGGTCGCCGCCGTCGCGGCGGTGATGCTGGCCGCTCCGGCGCGGGCGGAGGGGTCGACCGGGCCCAAGAACCCGCAGGAGGCGGCCATTTGTTCGAGCCTGCTGAGCTGGGTGCTGCCGGGCGGCTCGGGAGCGAGTTCCGTCGACGCGCTCTGCGCGGTGCAGGGGAGCGGCAGCTGACGTTCGCCCGCGGGCTGCGAGGCTGGTGAACTAGCCTCCGGTCATGGACTGTTACAGCTGTGAGCGGGAGGCCGGGTTCGCCGGCCTCCCGCCGCGTGAGCGGATCGCCGTGGACGAGCACTGGCGGGTGGCGCATGCCGTCGGGAGTGCGCTCCCCGGCTGGCTGGTGCTGCTGCCGCGCCGTCATGTCACCACGATCGGGGATCTGACGGACGCGGAGGCGGCCGTGCTGGGGAGCTGGCAGGTCCGGCTGTCCCGTGCGCTGGGCGCCGCGACGGGGTGCGCGAAGACGTACGTCGCGCAGTTCGCGGAGGCGGAGGGCTTCTCCCACGTGCACTTCCACATCGTGCCGCGCGCCGAGGAGCACCCGGTGGAGCTGCGCGGCCCCAGGGTGTTCGGACTGCTCGGCGCGGAGCAGCCGGTCACGGACCTGCGGATGGACGAACTGGCACTCCGGATCAGGGCCTTGCTCTGACCCGGACGCCCGCCCCCGGCGGGGAGGTCCCCGCCCCGGGGCCATGCGGGGGTCAGAGCCTCCGGTACATCACGAGCAGGCTGACGTACCCCTTGTCGGGGTGGTGGAAGGCCTCGGGGACGGCGGTCAGCACCTCGAAGCCGAGGGACTGCCAGAGCGCCACCGCGCGGTGGTTGGTCTCGACGACGGCGTTGAACTGCATCGACCGGTAGCCGTCGGCCCGGGCCTGCTCCAGGACGTGGGCGCACAGGGCCCGGGCGACTCCCCGGCCGGTGTGGCGGGGGTCGACCATGAAGCCGGCGTTGGCGACGTGCGAGCCGCCGCCCATCTGGTTGCGGTGGGTCTCGGCGGTACCGAGGACGGTGCCGTCCTCGTCCACCGCGACGAAGGTCCGGCCGGGGGCCGCCTTCATCCACATCGCACGGGCGTCCGTCTCGGTGATCTCCCGGTCCCAGGTGAAGGTGTCACCGGCGGCGACGATCGTGTGCAGGAAGGGCCAGATCTGCGGCCAGTCGGCGGCGGTGGCTTCGCGAATGAACATGCCGTCCAGCATGGCTCCCACCCACCCGCCCGACCAGCGGTTTTCGGCCGCGCAGGGGGTTTGCCGCACGGGCATGCGGCCAGCTCTCCGCCGTGCTGCCGATCCGGTGCCACGCGGTCGCATGTCCAGGCAGCAACGACCGGGCGGGCTTGACCCAGAGGTTTCGCTGAGTACTTTCACGGTCACGGATGGTGGGCGCGATCCCAGGGTGGCGGGCGGTGTCAGTTGCTTCGGGGGGAGCTGTGATGAGCGACATCTGAGTGCAGCCGCGCGAGTTGCGGGCGTCGGCAGCGGCGGCCAGAAGTATCGAGGTTGACTTCGGCCGGCCGGCCGGGCGAAGCGGCGGTCGGCACCGCATCCAGCACCGCGGGGCAGCTCCTCGGCTGGTCGATGAGCGATGCACCGCAGCGGCTTGCGGGGGGCTGGGCACCGGCATTGACCGCACTGCGGAAGCGACTTGCCGACGCGGCGACCGACCTCGACACGACGGCGCAGGGGTACGAGCAGACCGAGCACGCAGTCGCCGGCGCCTTGCAGGGGCAGGCTCCACGATGAGCGGGCTCTTTGCACTTCTCACCCTGCCTTCCACCGCCCGTGCCCGCCACCCCCTGAGCCCCACCGGCAGCGGGCCCGGGCCGGGCTGGCCCGCTCCCTGGCGGCATTTCGGCGTTCCGTGGCGGGATGGCCGCTGGTGAGGGGCGTGTGGGGACCGCCACCATGGACGCATGAACACTCCGGAGAACGCCGCCACCGTCATCGCTCCCACCGCCGACGTGATCACGCCGGACGGCAAGGACTGGACCTGGGTCCTGGAGCGGTCCTGCCCCGACTGCGGTCTGGACACCCCGGCGGTGGTCCGCGAGGAGGTGGCCGGACTGGTGCGCGCCAATGCGGCCTCCTGGCTGGCGGTGCTCGACGCGGAGGAGGACGTGCTGCGCCGCCGGCCCCGGCCCGACGTGTGGTCGGCGCTGGAGTACGCCTGCCATGTGCGGGACGTCTTCCGGCTGTTCCATGTCCGGCTGAACCTGATGCTCGACCAGGACGGCCCGCTCTTCCCCAACTGGGACCAGGACGAGACCGCGCTGGCCGAGCGGTACGGCGAGCAGGACCCGAAGGCGGTGGCCGCCGACCTGGCCGAGGCGGCCGAGATCCTGGCGGGCGCCTTCGACCGGGTCTCCGGCGAGCAGTGGCAGCGGACCGGGGACCGCAGTGACGGCGCGCGGTTCACGGTCGAGAGCTTCTCGCGCTACCTGATCCACGACCCGGTGCACCACCTGCACGACGTGACGGGTGTGCCGGCGGCGTAGTGATCGGCCCTGGCAGCCAGGAGACCGGCTACGCCGGCCGTTCCTCGAACGGCCGTGCGGGCAGGCCGTGCGGTGGGGCTTCGGCCAGCACCTCCGGCTCGCCGGTACCCGCCCGGACGGTCAGGACGAAGCGGTGCCCGGCGCCGGCGCCCGGGCGGAGCGGTTCGAAGGTGAGGTGCGCGAACGGGGCCTCGGCGCTGCTGGACTCCGCCGGCCTCGTCAACTCCCGCTCGACTGCGGTCCATTCGTCCGGTGGGACGTACTGGCGCATGATCGAGTGCCAGAGCACGGTGAGGGTGGCCGGCCGGACGGTGACCTCCCGCAGGAAGGCGGCCGCGCCGATCGGCCGGACTTCGGGGGGATGTTCGGCGGCGACGGCCAGGGCACCGGCCAGGCGGGCGGTGCGCTCGGGCTGGTCCGGCCACAGGTAGGCGCGCAGGGCGAGGGCGCCGTCGGGGGAGGCGGGGTCGATCGGGCGGAGGTCGCAGCCGTGGCGTTCGGCGAAGGTGAGTGCGGGGGTGGCTGCGGCGGCCTGCCGGAGCCGGTCGGGCGGGGCGTCCTGCCAGGCGTTCCGCAGTACGACGGGGGAGTGGGCGGGGCCGTAGCCGAAGGGGCCGGCGGTGTACCGGAAGCGGTCGGCGAGCAGGTTGAGGCCTGCGCTGGCGCCCAGCTCGAACAGTCGGACGGGGTACCCGGGCGGGAGGACCCGGAGCAGGCCGGTGACCAGGAGGGTGGCCCGGCCGACCTCGTTGGTCTGCGGGGGCCGGGTCAGCCAGTCCCGGACCCAGGGCAGGTTGTCCCTGACGGCGGCACGGACGGTCGGCCAGCCGGCGTCCGGCCGACCGGGGTCGAGACGGCCGCCCGCGCGCGGGTAGTGCGCCGCGAGCCCCGGCGCGCGACCGGTCAGGACCAGCGCGTGGACGCCGCCGAGCAACCGCAGGGCGACGGCGTCCGCGCCGGGCGCGTGCTCGTACCCGGCCAGGGCCTCGGCGCACGGGCCGCCGGCTGTGACGTCCTCGGCGACGCGGCGGAGCAGGGCGCCGTACAGCGGCGAGCCGAGCCGGTCGCAGGCGGTGGCCTGCTGTTCGGTCAGCTCGGCCGTACGGGCACGAGCGGGCTGCCGAGCGGGCCGTCGCGCGGGCGCGCGGCCGGCAGGCCCGGCGGGTGGCTCGTCGGCCATGGACACACCTCCGGCTCGCCGGCCGGAGCGGGCTCACCGGCCGGGACGATCCTTCCCCGCCGGGCGGCGGACCTCCCGGCGCCACGCGGTGACGCCGGTCACCAGTCGGCGGGCTCGTGCAGCAGGGCGCGGCGCAGCCGGCCCGCCACGTTGGCGGTGTCCGAGCCGACCACGTCCGCGATCTCCGGGGCCGCGAGCCCGACCACGTAGTGCAGGATCGCCAGGTCCTCGTCGGCCGGGCCGGACCCGCGCGGTTCGGGGGCGGCGGAGGTCTCGGCCCGCAGTCTCGCGGCCACGGTGCTGCGCAGGATGTGCCAGGCCTCCGCCGTGGGGTTCCGGCTGACCAACAGGGCTCGCCAGTGCACCGCGACCTCGCAGAGGGCCTCCTGGACGCTGTCCGCCGCCTCGTCGGCGTCGGGCAGCCACACCCGGGCGTAGCTCAGATAGCGCGGTCGGTGCAGTTCGCAGAAGGCCGCGTACTCCACGGGCATGACAGGTTCCGGGGGCCTGGCACGCGAAGTGCCCGGTTCCTCCGGCGGCCCGGCGGGGCGGGGGTGACGAGTGGTCATCTCTGCCTCTCGGCAAGGGAGATGTGCGGCTGGGGGGATCTTCCGTGCTCACTCTACGGGAATCGGTCGGTGCTCAGGGTAACCAATCGGATTGGATACCCGGAACGTGATCCTTGGGGGCTGCGGCGCAGTGGTGGACGGGCGGTCCCGGGCGGGCCGCTGTCAGCCCGGTCGCGGCCGCGCCGTCCGGGGGCGTCCGGCCGTCCGTCCGCCGCCCGGGTCGCGGGCCGCTGTCCGGCCGGCGCCGGGCCGGTGCGAGCGTGCGGGGGCCGGGCCGTCCGTGCGGACCGGTGCGCAGGGGCGCGGAAGACCCACCTGCGAGGGTCTCGCACCTGGTCGGAGGGTGTAGGACGGCAGTGGCTGCAAGGGAGTTGATGTGCCACCGTAAGCCATATGGAGGTCCACGCGCATCCTCATCCGCACTCGAATCCGCACCCGCGGCCGTCTTCGAAGGTGTCTTCGAGCACGGCTTCGAAGACACCTTCGCAAGCGCCCCCGGATTCTCCTCCGGAACCGCATGCGCACGGGGGCCGTGATCACAGCCACGAGCGGGGGCACGGGGCCGGCGACCGGGCCGCCCACGGCGGCCGGGGCCACCGTCACCCCGACCCGCACGGGCGGTTGCGGCACCGGCTGGGCCACCTGCTGCGCCCGCACTCCCACGAGGCGGCCGACAAGGTCGACGCTGCCCTGGAGTCCTCCGCGGAGGGCCTGCGCACGCTCCGGGTCTCGCTGCTGGTGCTCGGGGTGACGGCGCTCGCGCAGGGCGCCGTCGTCCTGATGTCCGGCTCGGTGGCGCTGCTCGGGGACACCGTCCACAATCTCGCGGACGCGCTCACCGCGCTGCCCCTGGGCATCGCCTTCCTGCTCGGCCGGCGCGCGGCCGACCGCCGCTACACGTACGGGTACGGGCGGGCGGAGGACCTGGCGGGCGCGGTGATCGTGTTGACCGTCGCGGCCTCCGCCGTGTTCGCCGCCGTCACCGCCTTCGAGCGGCTGCTGCACCCGCAGCCGGCGACCCACCTCTGGGCGGTGGCCGGCGCCGGGCTGGTCGGCTGCCTGGGCAACGAGTGGGTGGCCCGCTACCGGATCCGCACCGGCCGCCGGATCGGCTCGGCCGCGCTGGTGGCGGACGGCCTGCACGCCCGTACCGACGGGCTGACCTCGCTCGCCGTGCTGGTCGGCGCGGCGGGCGCGGGGCTCGGGCTGCCGTGGGCGGACCCACTGGTCGGGCTGCTGATCACGGCGGCGATCCTGGCGGTGCTGCGCGGATCGGTCCGTGAGATCGGCCACCGCCTGATGGACGCGGTCGATCCGGCGCTGGTCGACGCCGCCGAGCGGGCCCTGCGCGCGGTGGACGGCGTGCGCGGCGTGGGTGCGCTGCGCATGCGCTGGATCGGTCACGTCCTGCGTGCCGAGGCCGAGGTGGTGGTGGACGGCACGCTCTCGGTGGTGGCCGCGCACCGGGTCGCGGAGGCGGCCGAGCGGGCGCTGATGGGGGCGGTGCCCCGGCTGCTCGGGGCCACCGTGCACATCGACCACGAGCCGCCCGGGTGAACGGTCCTGAGGGTGGGTCAGGAGCTGGACGGGGTCGCACGGGGTCCTGAGGGCCCGCTGGCGGCCCGTCGGGGGCCGGCCGCCCGGCGGCGGGCCCCCGACGGCGCCGGGCGGCCCTTCGGCCGCCCCTCGGGGCGGCCGGGCCGTCCGTGCTCTCAGCAGCTGCGGCCGGCTTCCGCCGCGCCGACCCGGGCGCCCGCCGCGGAGCGGTCGGTGGCGGCGCGTCCGGCGCCCTGCGGGGTTGCGCCGGCCGGGCCGGCTTTCCGGGCCCGGTCGGAGCAGTCCATCCGGTCGGCCGCGGTGGCGCGTTCGACCTGGGCCGGGAAGGCCTCGACCGCGCGACGCCTGGCCCGTTCGGCACCGGCGGCCGCGGCCGCCGCTGCGGCGCCCGCGGCCGCGGCGGCCCTGGCGGTGTCGCTCGTGGCGGCGTCGGCTCCCAGGCTCTCGGCTCCCACGCTCTCGGATCTCGCGCTGTCCGCTCTCGCGCTGTCGGACCCGGCCTCGGCTGTGCCGTCCGCCAGTCTGCCCCGGGCGGCCCGGGCGGCGTTCTCCTCGACGGCCTGCCGGGCGGCGAGGTAGGCCTGGACGACCGCCATGCCGTACACCGGCTGGATCAGCTGGTGCCCTTTGAAGAACGGTCGGGCGGGTGCGAAACCGGCCGCGACCACCAGGTCCCGGATCTCGGCTATCTCGTCCTCGGTCCGGGCGGTGAAGCGGACCTCCCAGCCCTTCTTGTACGTATGACCCTGTTCGCCGCTGCGGCGTGCGAGGTCGGGCTGGCGGACGTATCCGGGGAGACGGCCGAGGCGCAGCAGGGCCGCGCGAAGGCCGGAGGTCTCGTCACGTGACATGGAGTAAGGGTAGGCAATCTTACGGACGGGAGGGACTCCCGTGAGGGGCTTCGGCGTATGGTCCTGGTCACCCACGGTCAAACGCCCTGGTCTGTGGTCCGGGCCGGCCGGTCCGGCGGGCCGAGCCGCTCGCCGGAGGCCGCGTCGGGCAGCCGGGCAGGGGATACCGGGGCCGCCCACGATGACAACCTTAAGGCCGCCGATTACTCCGAACGAGTGAGGGTATGGGGACTTTAGCGCAGACTGGTCCCGGTTTCGCGACGTTTGGGTAACAGTGCGTCAGGCAACCGATGGCCGGACGGGCTGTTGGGGATGGTGTCGGCATGAGCTACCAGATTCCTTCGCCGTCGCCGTCTCTGGAAGAACTGGCGAAGCGTCAGCAGAATGTCATCACCGCCGGCCAGCTGCGCGCCCGGGGCGTGCCGTCCCGGGTGATCAGCGAGCACTGCCGCCGGGGCGGCCCCTGGCAGCGCCTGCTGCCCAGGGTCTACCTGCTCCAGGACGGCGAGCCGACCCCTGAGCAGCGGATCTGGGCCGCGTTGCTCTACGCCGCGCAGAACGGGCGCGAGGACGGCCGCCGGGACGGTGCGGTGATCACCGGTGCGGCCGCCCTCGCACTGTACGGGTTCGCCGCCGTCCCGCGGCTGCCGGCCCTCACCGGGGTGGAGGTGCTGGTGCCGCGTCAGCGCCGGCTGAAGGATGCGGGGGAGGTGCGGATCCGTCGCACGGCAAGGGAGTTGGAGGCGCACTCGGTGCACGGGCTGGCCTGTGCGCCGGTCGCCAGGGCGGTCGCGGACGCGCTCCGGGAGTGGACCGATGCCGGCGGCCCGGAGGATGGCGCGCAGCCGGTCCGGGCGGTGCTGCGCGAGGCGGTGGCGCTGCCCGAAGCCCGCTGCACCATCGCCGAGTTGCTCTCCGAGCTGATCGAGGCGGACCTGCTCGGCGAGGCCCGGATCCGGGCCGCCCTGGACGAACTGCTGACCGAGGCCCGGGAGTCGGCGATCGAGCTGGCGCTCCGGCTGGTCGACGACTGGCTGCTGCCCGTCCCGCTGGCCGGCCCCGAACTGCGGATGCGCGGCGGGACCTTCATCGCCGTACCGGACCTCTACTGGCCGAAGGCCGGGGTCGCGCTGGAGATCGACCCGGAGCTGCGCTGCGTCAGCGCGGGGGAGTCCGCCTGGGCGCGCGGCGGCCGGCACCGGCTGGAGTACGTGGGGGTGCGGGTGGTGCAGGTGTCGGGGCGGCGGCTGGCCGCCGAGCCCGAGGCGGTCGGCGCCGAGCTGCGGCAGGCCGTCGCGCTGGGCGGGACCGACCTGGTGGAACTGCTGGCCGCCGAGCGCTGACCCGCCCGCCCGGCGCCTGCGGCGTCGGCCCTTTCGGCCCTGT
The sequence above is a segment of the Kitasatospora sp. NBC_00240 genome. Coding sequences within it:
- the mycP gene encoding type VII secretion-associated serine protease mycosin translates to MAALAAGALLWGMAAGPASADNIRAGQWALTKYEAESKVWPVSQGDGVVVAVIDTGVSADHQDLTGQVVSGVDYSNAQGDGRTDTEGHGTGMASLIAGHGHGDQAGVMGLAPKAKILPVRIKLSGDGDFVPTEDHFSEALRYAVDHGAKVVNMSFGGGVRTNARAREALSYALSKDVVLVASTGNLGNHATPVAYPAAFPGVIAVGAVDQNGQMWEKSSYGPETTVVAPGVDIYSADIKSTSAYRNANGTSDSTAYVSAIAALVRSKYPNLSAGQVINRIIKSAVAPPDGSAVPNDHYGYGIASPSKALAANPAVDNGPKENPLLSRPESQGSPDSPDPVPTGDAKDAAAKDGSGVPVYVYVLAGVLGLLVVVGVAVLIVRGRKNGGSGPPPPSGGGGYGPPAPSPYGQPPTYEQPPTYGQAPQAPYGGVQQQPYGYPQGPPAPPSGPPVPPSGQPYR
- a CDS encoding HIT family protein; the encoded protein is MDCYSCEREAGFAGLPPRERIAVDEHWRVAHAVGSALPGWLVLLPRRHVTTIGDLTDAEAAVLGSWQVRLSRALGAATGCAKTYVAQFAEAEGFSHVHFHIVPRAEEHPVELRGPRVFGLLGAEQPVTDLRMDELALRIRALL
- a CDS encoding GNAT family N-acetyltransferase, with translation MFIREATAADWPQIWPFLHTIVAAGDTFTWDREITETDARAMWMKAAPGRTFVAVDEDGTVLGTAETHRNQMGGGSHVANAGFMVDPRHTGRGVARALCAHVLEQARADGYRSMQFNAVVETNHRAVALWQSLGFEVLTAVPEAFHHPDKGYVSLLVMYRRL
- a CDS encoding DinB family protein, coding for MNTPENAATVIAPTADVITPDGKDWTWVLERSCPDCGLDTPAVVREEVAGLVRANAASWLAVLDAEEDVLRRRPRPDVWSALEYACHVRDVFRLFHVRLNLMLDQDGPLFPNWDQDETALAERYGEQDPKAVAADLAEAAEILAGAFDRVSGEQWQRTGDRSDGARFTVESFSRYLIHDPVHHLHDVTGVPAA
- a CDS encoding DUF2332 domain-containing protein: MADEPPAGPAGRAPARRPARQPARARTAELTEQQATACDRLGSPLYGALLRRVAEDVTAGGPCAEALAGYEHAPGADAVALRLLGGVHALVLTGRAPGLAAHYPRAGGRLDPGRPDAGWPTVRAAVRDNLPWVRDWLTRPPQTNEVGRATLLVTGLLRVLPPGYPVRLFELGASAGLNLLADRFRYTAGPFGYGPAHSPVVLRNAWQDAPPDRLRQAAAATPALTFAERHGCDLRPIDPASPDGALALRAYLWPDQPERTARLAGALAVAAEHPPEVRPIGAAAFLREVTVRPATLTVLWHSIMRQYVPPDEWTAVERELTRPAESSSAEAPFAHLTFEPLRPGAGAGHRFVLTVRAGTGEPEVLAEAPPHGLPARPFEERPA
- a CDS encoding sigma factor produces the protein MPVEYAAFCELHRPRYLSYARVWLPDADEAADSVQEALCEVAVHWRALLVSRNPTAEAWHILRSTVAARLRAETSAAPEPRGSGPADEDLAILHYVVGLAAPEIADVVGSDTANVAGRLRRALLHEPADW
- a CDS encoding cation diffusion facilitator family transporter translates to MEVHAHPHPHSNPHPRPSSKVSSSTASKTPSQAPPDSPPEPHAHGGRDHSHERGHGAGDRAAHGGRGHRHPDPHGRLRHRLGHLLRPHSHEAADKVDAALESSAEGLRTLRVSLLVLGVTALAQGAVVLMSGSVALLGDTVHNLADALTALPLGIAFLLGRRAADRRYTYGYGRAEDLAGAVIVLTVAASAVFAAVTAFERLLHPQPATHLWAVAGAGLVGCLGNEWVARYRIRTGRRIGSAALVADGLHARTDGLTSLAVLVGAAGAGLGLPWADPLVGLLITAAILAVLRGSVREIGHRLMDAVDPALVDAAERALRAVDGVRGVGALRMRWIGHVLRAEAEVVVDGTLSVVAAHRVAEAAERALMGAVPRLLGATVHIDHEPPG